The following is a genomic window from Elaeis guineensis isolate ETL-2024a chromosome 10, EG11, whole genome shotgun sequence.
GTGGAGGGTACAGCCTTTTCCTTACACTTTCTTCCTGCTTCTTTCCCCTGGCATGTTCTTCCTGCTGCTTTTTCCCTGCACCGTCTTCTTTCTGCAGTTTGTTGTGTGTAATCTATAGAATGGTCTGATTTGTCATGTTGAGCAGCATTATCAACTGCAAAACATAAATTCAGAAGTCTATGAAAAAAACAGTTACTAATCCTCAAATAGCAACAGAAGCAAAACATAGTCCAAAAAGTCAATTGTTTGTGGCTCAAATTATAAACAATTCTTTCCTTAAAAAGAATTATGAACAATTCCATGAGTTAACAAACTGGAGTGAACTCTTATTATTCTAGAATCATCTGTAATGTCACAACATGCATGTAaaaatatttaaaacaagtagtaatTAAGAACAAGAGGAAAAAGATACTGCAGCCATGGGTTTCCCAAAAAAAAATTGTGCCAAGCATCCTAAGAGTAGGATTAACTTAAAACCCTAAGGAACTCAAGGAACAGGACAGGGCATATAATACTACAAAATAAAACATCATAATTTCATATATCCTAGAGTTACACAAAAAAGAACGTACATTCAAAGTCCACTTATACTACAACCTTCAATGGAATTCCTCTATAGACCCAATAACTCGCAGTACTAAACTCTACAAGCAATACTGCAAGTTCCCAAAGAGCACAAATTATTCAACTTTATTGTCCACTTCTACAAGAACTGTTACTTTAATTTCCTAGGAACAATGGATGAACCATCGGCCATTACTAAACATGGACAAACCACTAAAAATGTAATACAACCTTGGCTGGAATCCTATCGATCCAATCTCAGTTTCTAAACCTCTGAAGAACCTAAAATATGTGATTAATCTGTTTGCAGACAAAAGAATTTCTGGACATCGACGGCATCTACAGCCCATATCTATTTTCTCAGCAAGGTCGGAAACCCAGGACCACGATAAATGGAAGAAGTTCCCAACAAATCTACATGCCCTAGCTTTCTAGAAGATTCGAGAACTCGAAACAGCACGGGAAAGAAGAACTCACCGGAATCCAAGAAGGTTTCCCTCGATCTAGGAGTGGGTGTGACGACAATTTGAGCTTCATGGTCGTCGGAGCCGCTGGAATTGAACCCGGAGTTCGATCTCGCAGAGGCCTCGTCGGGGTTCGAGGATTGGGGCGGGGTGGGATCGGAGGATTGGGGTTTCGGCTTCGGCTTGGGATTGCGGTAGGGTTTTAGGGGAAAAGCGAcatgggaggaggaggaggacgagaGGGAAGAGGTGGTGTTGGTGAGGTCGAAGAGGGGTTTTCGCTTGAGATTTCTCCTCCTCTGGGATCCACGGCTTTCCATTGAGAAAAAATGGGTTCCTGGTTAGTAGCCTCACATTGGAAGTCGAACGCCAAGAACGAGCGGGAATTTGGCTTGGGGTGAAGAAACCAGACAAAGGCGAAGGGATGGAGGATAATAACTGGAATTAAGCACGTAGGCTTTGAACCTCGTGCACACTTTCATGATCACTTGTAAACATACCACTGAATACACGTGGGATTTGAGATTTGTGCATGGGATACTTCGACCGTTCTGTTTCAAGCTGACATAAGTATCGGCGGAGATACTGCCAGTTTGCAACGATTTTACGGTGGAAAAGGACCATTTAGGAGAAACTAGCCCCCGCACTGAATGCGCCCCATCAATCACAGCCATTCATTTTAATCGATCTCATTCATCAACAAATGATTGTGATAGGCGATATACAAAGCCATATGATGCATATAGTATACGAAATAATTTGTTCTTTTGTATAACATATCAAGGTGATTCTTTTATTTCTCCccttcttttcaaattttttaatcctAACGTGCATTTGGTCGGTACTTATGGAACACTTGGAATCTCTTTTCAGACAATGAGTATGCATGtagcatgatcagatcatgttacCTCATGGCAAATAAAATTAATTGGATATATGTTGATATCCTATAATTTAAGAAATCCATATGAGtcatgttggatataaaatacccccagtcgaagttcgtgtccggAATGACCCTcccgggattctaccgacgtccgaccttcgacgacatctttctgaacctctccggcggccgagcctccgcaacgttcccaagtcctgccgacggataaacccccaccagtgtcgaccggattctccacaacggacggactccatccaagtttctacggtggtcgagcaccttctagacttcgtccgagctcctacgggagccggacttcttccccgaacttcgactgcaggtagacttcgtccgagctcctacgggagccaaacttcagccccaagctcctatcgcaagtgggcctcatccgaattctggcaagagccggactccgagcccccaccacaagcggtctactccgaatttcTACCACAAGCGGTCTGTTCCGAgttaccactacaagcggtctgctccaaatttctactacgagcggtccacgtcggatttctactgtaagcctccacctgagcttctattgtgaacgaattccttccgaacttctattgcaggcaggcttcgaccgagcttcctcgacaaatgatccccatccgggcttctacggagatcggactccgatcgaacttctgtagcggacagattctggacgaactcctacgacacacggactccagcagtcggacccctccagcggatgaacctctccagtgccatccgacacccactgtcggtcgaccttctgccgaattctgcgtgaaatcgaacttcgtctacggaaagcctctgaccgagcttctacagcaaatgaccctcgcctgcagtactagtgcccaaggcacccaacggtggagggctcgccagcaacatccgaggtcctctcagatggagagctacctctctctgccagacacctcaaccgagcttcgaccgacaggcctggactccctagcaggccacagtaatggccacgactctactccacttcctgtgacgaattccgcacggctccaccactctctagcaagtcgcgataacagacactactccactccccgcgacaagctccacgtggctctgaacagcccctgacgccattactctccgcaacaaactccttacGGCCtgaaacggcccactaccagtcggttacaaacgtcgctatcagtctgttgcatcctccgcctataaaaaggagaccccagatatgttattttctaagctctaatctctatctcaaaactctgcaaaaattttcattcgagcactccattcttattgagacagagaactgacttgagcgtcggagggtcttgccgaagcacctctaactctggtttagacttcctttgcaggtcccgacggcgatcgcgactccctcgactccagcttctccgatgccgacggatttttgtaccaacaagtCATAAGAACTATCTTATTCCAAAATAAATACAGCACAAAGAATGCAATATGCATTATAGTATCATGGAAGTTGTATGCACTTAATGGATTCAACATTAATTTATGGATCTTCTTAAATAAGTATTTTTTGTCAAAGATGGGCATATAAGATCTCTCTCCGCAAAAGAATATGTAAATGCTAAAGTtacatcaaaatatatatatatatatatatatatatatatatatatatatatatatatatatttgataaaatttggttATGGTTCTCTTAAAAATCTTGTATTCTACGCACATTAATATCTTAAATATATTTAGGTTTTTATGTTGTTAACAACATTTGTCCCTTGTGTTATGCAATAAATAAGAGTGGGACATGTATGTAAAATGATAAGTAATAATTTTAGTGACATTttcaaattatcaaaatattgttTATGATTTTGTTTAAGATCATTAATCTCTTATTGTTTCTAGATAATGTAGATAATGTATTCAAACTAATGTAACTTTTTGGTGAATAGTTCTCTGCTctaaatcttctctttttttttttctctaaaaatttttaaaatctaaaaatccattgaaaaatttttattttgaatgttTTGATAAACATATGTGTAGGGCTTTCTATCCACTAACTATTTGCTACTTGCATCTAAAACATTTCTATTAAGTGATTTCCTAttttaaatgttatttttttttctctaaaatattctcaaatataaaaaattattgagcaATTGCTTTTTTACTGCATTGGATAAACATACAGGCTGGCTTTCTATCCGCAAACTATTTAACGTGCATAGATATTCACCATAGAAATAGCACCATCTTACATCaccttttttttattgattaaaatacTCTATATGgttaaaataaaattctaatactATAGAGAGAAGAGTAGATGGGGTGGACTGCTTGCCCGCAGTCATGATATGGATAGCATGGTCGGATGTAACTCGTGCATTTTTCGAGGGAGGTGCGAGAGgaaataagaaattttttttttttggaggcatGATTTCGCAGTATTCACCGAAGACCGGttcaaatctaataaaaaaaaaaatcttttttttttcatctttggaagaggtcCAATTGACTGGCTAAATCAAACATGATATTCTATGATATTAGATACTATCTGTACACATAATTTAGCATATATTTGTTggatggatcaagtctaatttttATAGGATGTTTAGCTCAATCCTAGGGGAATATACGTACAGGTCTTAAATAGGTTGCTTTGCACCTTAGTTGAATCGGAATTCCGTTTATTTAGTTTGGTTTTCTTAGTGTAGTTTTGTTTTTCTCAAGGATTACGATGATTGCTTGAGAGGGATGAGGCCAGGGACCACCTCTTGTTTTCATTTAAAGCAAGCATGTGTCACCCTATTTTTGTTTGCTTCATATTATTTCATTTTATCTTAAGAAATGGTAATTATTTAGCAAttgtttgcaaaaaaaaaaaaaaaaatcaccatatTTCTTTGTGCATCAAATTTTGATTGCACTATAACATAATAAAGTTCCCGCTCGTCATTTAATGACATATgacatattatttttgagattTGTACGAGCATAAAATCTGCATGAGGGGtgcagttttttcttttttttttaaaaaaattattaaaataaaaaatatagaataaatataataaaataaataacaaaaatataataaaatataataaatataagatcataattattttttaaattaaattttgatattaatattatgatgTACTATTGCTATATAAAATTCTAATATTGTacctacatacatatatattgatataataaaataaaatattattataaaataataaaatcactatctaatcttcatataataaaaaataaaaaaatattatatttaaatgatattgaaataagatatagTAGAGCCATTAGTAGCCCCACTTTTATTTTTAAGTAAGATCATAATTATAAgacataaaataaatttaataaaatattaatgtaATCCAATGACCCATGCAAGATATGGACAAAGTATAATAATAATAGTAttaaagtatttttttattaatatcaatataTAAGCATGATTATTAATAATatcattaatttatatattaattgaataatactaataaaaaaatttttatttaatatgatCTGATAAGCTATTAAATTGCTTACTAAAAAAAACCTATATTAAATAATCCCTacatattatatacatatattagattTGTGGCATGATTACTTTCTGAGGAGTTCACCCTGTCCCTAACAAAAAAAATTCCCGGCCCACATTATATGACATTTAAGCTTTAACccaaaaaagtatattttatctcTACTTGGCAGTGGGTGGGTAGCCGcatcccccaaaaaaaaaaagtcgtCATGACTTGGAGTAGTTCGGGGTTAATTTATACTCCACAGCCGGGAAACTGGAACTGGATAAAGAAAACCACGTGCCTCCTGCCCATAAGTTTGGCAAGCCAGTGGGTCTTCTGTGGCAAAACAATGAGACCCTCCATGTGCCTTTGCCGAGGCTGTTTGGCACGTCATGGTCAGACCAGCGGCCCGGTCTTGCTCGAACCCAGCGAATCTACTATTGGAAAATTTCACCAACTCTCCAGCATCTCCCACGGTTTGCCTGCGCTCCCACGCCTCGGGCAGGGTGAAACAAAAGGCTGCCGGTGGTTTCCGTCGCTGTTCCCAGGTTTGCAACTGAAACCGGGGGGCAACCTCGGCCTTATAAGAAGCACCCCTGCCATGCTCTTATCATATTCCTCACAACCCACTCGGAGTTTTGAAGCTTGCAGTGATCGCAATTGTTTTAATTTCCATCGTTTCTTTTGCTACTCCAAAAGAGATACCAGTTGGTGGAAGATGAGCTCTTTGCAGGCTTGGGTTGCTGAGCACAAGCTCACCAGTGTGGGTAAGTACTCAACCTCTACCTCAAGCACCGTACCAGGGCTCATTTCTCTCAAAGAAAGAGTAATTGAGAAGTGTTTcgattctttctaatttttcattGCTTCATAGATTTTTGCtgtatataaataaatcaatcgaAAGATCGTTCAAATTAATAGTTGTTCGGCAAAATTTACGAACTAAGCATTGCATTTCTGACTTATTCACGAGTTATTGAAACATTTACATGCTACCAACTGGTGAAACCGTGCTGTTCTTGCTTTATCTTCAACATTTTCttatattctatatttttatttcaaagtttagctgttaattttttttctaaacttttGAGAAATTCAtcggatatattttttttaagctcTTGGCATTTGTTTCCGAACATCGAACTTACGACCGTGCTCTCAAATAGTTGTGTAAAGCTCTGTTTTTAAGGTGACTTCTCTTAAATTGTCTTCAGGAGCGTTCTGGGCTTCCGCCATTGGAGCCTCACTGGCTTACACTCGCAAGAGGGCTCCACTTGCTAAGCCCAGCCTTCGGCTCATACACGCGAGGTAATATTTAGCCGGCTACTGTTTTCTAACTACTTTGATGCCTTTGAGTTTCGGACTCTAATACAAAGCTTGGTGTGGTGGGTTATTATAGGATGCACGCCCAGGCTCTGACGCTGGCCGTGCTCTCGGGTGCAGCGCTGCTCCACTACTACGACAGCAAGAATGCCATTGATGATGACGAAAAAGTTTGTCCCACCACCCTCGTCTAGATGTTTTTAAGGGGGTTTCAATATGTCTGCTACTTTGTTGGCAACGGCCAAGAGAGTGAGATGTGATGATCTTGTTATGGGGGGTAGTAAGATTGTTGCTCTCCACATCTTGCCTATTTGTACTTTGGTATGGACTatgttatgtgattttgagcaaatGAACAATTTCAATGGAATATGATCTCTTCTGTAACAAATTTTTACTCCTGAAGTTATCAAACTTGCTGCATTTATGAGGGTGTCGAAGATGATCTGAGGAGGATGCATCTATCTAATTACGTTATCTTGTTTGATTAAGCTAATCAGATAAAGTAATTGGCTTTTACACATGCTACCCACCATATATTGGACAAGCCATGTTGGATATGCTATGATTATTTTGCTGACCGCATCCCATTGTTCTTCAATCGGACTGATTTGTCCAGTAAAGCTCTTCGACCAAGCTAACCCGACATGATAAAATTCAATGCACTGGTAaaccaaaatcttaattttagctGCACTAAGTTCGAAGAGGTTAGGGTTTAGACCTTCATGTTGGGCTTAAAAGGCGACCTCTTTCCCagggaacttggaccaatcggtcaagCCCACTGGAAAACTAGAAACAATAGCGGTGGAGAGGGTCGAATATTACCGTAGTTTGGGTTTCCTCTTGCATGGCAAGTCAAGCTAGAGATTTCATCCAGGAGAACACTTCGACTACTTTTACTCGACTTCGAGATATTTTGTTTTTTGATGCCTATTTTATTCATATTAAATTGGTTTGATGTAAGTgctcaaaaataaaataagataaaataaaatataaagaagAGGCCCTTGTCCTACCATGATCGCTGGACTCTAAGATATCCATGCAGTTGGCTAAATGTAAATTGGTTTGACCGGGCCTCTCTTCTTGTACACAAATCCGATAAATCTATAATTCAAATGGACATGGATCTTTGTGAAAAGAATCCTTGAACAAGTCCACTAACATCAAGCAGTTTACACTGAATTCTCGAGACCACAATAGTGATTACTTCGAACCGATTGATCAAACTCCACaacattttttttggtttttggtAGAAGATGGACCAAAGGCCTTTTACTTTATAAAAAACAGTTTGCAAACCTTTTCCAAAGGAATGGGACAAATATCAAAGAAGAGCCTAAGGCAGTTATTTATGAACAATAGAACACATCCTCAGAACCCAAAACATGAACACATCCCAAAAGAATTCAGCCAAGTAGCAAGATAACTCATTGAAAAGCGATCTTCATGTTGTTTGATATTCCAAAAAAGTATGAATTCCAGCATACAGAGAAATATCAGTTGCATGCactatatttatgatggaaaaaaattcCATCATTAATAACATCTTTTAGCCATTAtaaaattgaataaaaatcttACCATCGCTGatactattagcgacgataatttaattattaatgatgacaaAAATCATCGCTAACAgtgtttaaatttttcaaattttttttataatatttaaatataaaataattattagcgacagcgaATTGGAGTTATTAACGACAAAAATTTTATcctcgctaataatttttttaaaaaaaatttaaataataatttaaaaattattttttttgaaaatattattaaTGACGGAATTAGCAACGactatattttttcattattaaaaatctagaaaataatttaggttcaatttgaatccaattcgaatccgattcgaatccaattcgaaatcctgtcaaacctaatttaattagactttgaattcaAGTCCTACTTGAATTGTAAAATTCAATTAccttcaaattaaatcaaatttaattaaatttaatgtaATTTAACCAATTAGGAGAAAATGATTTTCAATTTGggttcaaatcaaatccaattcaaaaatgatttgaatccgattcgaatctaattcgaaatcctgtcaaacctaattcaattagactttgaatctaagtcttAATTGGAttgtaaaatttaattatcttcaaattaagtcaaacttaattaaatttaatctgatttaaattaattaaaaaaaaataatttttaatttaaattcaattcgaatccaattcaaatccgcttcgaatccaattcgaagtcctatcaaacttaattcaattagactttaaatctaagtcctacttggattataaaatccaATTAGTCACAAATTAAGTCAACtctacttaaattaaatctaatttaaatcaattagaacttgatccatgattcaatttgaatccgatttgaATCTAGTTCGAAATTCTGTCAaagctaattcaattagactttgaatccaaatcctacttagattataaaatccaattagcatcaaattaagtcaagcttaattaaattaaatctgatttaaatcaattaaaacttgatccatgattcaattcgaatccgattcgaatcggattcgaatctgatttgaatccgattcgaatctgatttgaatctgattcgaaatcttatcaaatctaatcaaataggCTTTGAATTCAAGTCCTATTTGGATTACAAAAcccaattagcctcaaattaagttaagtctaattaagttaaatctgatttaaatcaattaggatttgatttatgattcaatttgaatccaattcgaatctgattcgaatcccattcgaaatcctatcaaatctaattcaattaggctttgaatataagtcctacttagaatattaaaatctaattaacttcaaattaagtcaaatctaattaaattaaatctaatttaaatcaattagaacttgattcataaattaattaagtccaaaaatttaataaaaccaaataataatttttaaccacccaaaaaatgactaaggagaaaaaaattattattaaaatttaatattaaaaaatttaatagtattagcgacggcattaatGATGGAATaatttaccgtcgctaataattttgaaaaaaatattattttaaaaaaattaaaaaaaaattaatattaaaatttaatatttaaaaaaaattaatagtattagcgatggtggatgagtattagtgatgaaaattactGTCGCTAATATCCTAGCACATAAAATAGAGTTTTATCGATCACATTATCGATGGCTGCATTGTCGTCAGTAATATTCCGGCAAAAAATACCCCCAGCCCaccagaggaaaaaaaaattcatgcttgTTCTCTGTCTTCACGCAAATCTTCTCTCATTCTCCTCATTCCCAACTTTTTTTTCCACCTCATCGGCGCCTCCTCCAGACCGACGGCGACCCCCCTCCCTGATGCATCCTTCCCATCGTTCTCCGCTCTCCATGCATCCTCCTTCCTGATGTCCCGACCCCACTGGTGCCTCCTACACCACGGCCCCTCGTCGGCCACCCCGACCCCAACTCGCCCGCAACCGTCCCGATCCCATTGGCGCCTCCTATGCTGTGGCCTCGAGCTAGCCGCACCGGCCCCACCTTGCTCGTGGTCGCCCCGACCCCGTCGGTGCCTCCTACGCCATAGCCTCGAGCCAATCGCTCCACCTCGCCCGCGATGGCCCCGACCTCGTCAGTCAGACCCTGTGGCCCCTACCCCATCGGCCTCTTTGTGGCCCCGTCCTTACGACCCCGACCCCCATCGCCCCCAGCTCGCAGCCCCTGCCCCACGGCCCCATTCTCATGCCAGCGTGCCTACGAttatgagtattagcgatggctagtgttgtctagtattagtgacggcattagcgatggctagtgccatcactaaaagttaattaaatattgatttaattaattaattaattaattagatgtacGAAACTTGGGTCTCGGCATGCAGAGTGCTCGGATCAAGAGAAGGTGCTAGGCAACATTGCAAACACGGGGCCGAAGTGTACCCTGCATGCCTGGGCCTCGGGTCACGGCTGGCGTCCAAGGTATCTAGCCCTCACGTGCCCTGTGTTTGCATTGAATAAGAGGGTATCCCAATTGGATGAAGTCCCATTTGGTATTGAATTTGACAAGCAGAAGCCTCGGGGGTTCGGTACAACTCATAGCTGGGTGAAACGAAGCATCTTCTGAAAATTATCATACTGGTCTGCCACTTTGATCTGTCATaaccttgatgtcatgcatatcgaGAAGAATgtattcaataatattttctatattattatggatgttaaggatAAGATGAAAGACAATCCCAAGGctcgagcagatatgaagaacatatgcaaatgtcctctattagagctggttgaaGTGTCACTTGAAAAATTTCTGAAGCTGAAAGCATCTTATACCTTGACAAGGGAGCAGCTAAAGGATATTTATGAATGGTGTAAGAGCCTTAAATTCTcagatggttatgcaagtaatctagctcggtGCGTCAATGTCAAATATTATAGATTCTAtaggctaaagagccatgactggCATGTATTCATGCAATgattactcccattggcttgGTGTGATCTCCTTCCCAATttcatatggagttctttgaccAAGCTTAGCCTTCtcttcagagatatttgtattattgaattatccactGACCATAGCTCCAGTCTTGAGGCTAGCAATGTACAAactatatgcaagttggagaagatattcccTTCCAGCTTCTTTGACTCTATGGAGCACCTCGTGATTCATCTGGCCTTTGAAGCCGGAGTGGAAGGTCCAGTGCAGTATCGATGGAtgatccatttgaaagatacatacACAGtctcaaaaaaaagtaaaaaataagatcCGAGTCGAAGGTTCTATTATGGAGGCTTATATAACAGAAGAGATTTCAAATTTCAGCCGACACTACTTTAATCCCAGTATGCAGACCAAGCTGACTCAAGTTGACTGAAATGATGACGATGGTGATGAGGGATCAGAGCGgaagatctcaatatttgcctatcccgCTCAAAAATTTGGACATGAGGTtcgtcagattttttttgatactgaACTTCGATAGGTAGAGACATATGTTTTGCTAAACTGCATGGAGGTCAACCCATATGTCTTGTAAGTGTCCATCACAATCCCAACTCTTTAATCATTTATTTCaatatacttatcttatgcatatttaggcaatatgatgagatactGAAAGAAGAAAACTCGAGCATAAGTGATGAAGAAATATCAACACAATGCTCAGAGAACTTTGCATATTGGTTTCATTAATTGGTAAGCATCCATTGTCattttatatgttttaatttttttaatttatttttttataatgcgCGGTCATTCAAGGAAGCGAGTCC
Proteins encoded in this region:
- the LOC105052266 gene encoding uncharacterized protein, with amino-acid sequence MESRGSQRRRNLKRKPLFDLTNTTSSLSSSSSSHVAFPLKPYRNPKPKPKPQSSDPTPPQSSNPDEASARSNSGFNSSGSDDHEAQIVVTPTPRSRETFLDSVDNAAQHDKSDHSIDYTQQTAERRRCREKAAGRTCQGKEAGRKCKEKAVPSTTLSCPPVLRNRSIKGKLVMDNDKVDHPKAFSVPYEKAKKKQRYTMPEAVSKPMLPKDFIEKQKAYFAEIDAFELPEEVVSESELE
- the LOC105052265 gene encoding uncharacterized protein, whose translation is MLLSYSSQPTRSFEACSDRNCFNFHRFFCYSKRDTSWWKMSSLQAWVAEHKLTSVGAFWASAIGASLAYTRKRAPLAKPSLRLIHARMHAQALTLAVLSGAALLHYYDSKNAIDDDEKVCPTTLV